Proteins from one Rhinolophus ferrumequinum isolate MPI-CBG mRhiFer1 chromosome 15 unlocalized genomic scaffold, mRhiFer1_v1.p scaffold_54_arrow_ctg1_1, whole genome shotgun sequence genomic window:
- the PRR14 gene encoding proline-rich protein 14, whose amino-acid sequence MDLPGDSSPPGQPRLCRQPLARALWGARSPKRARLQPVVAPSPLEKASRRVLAVVLEDVMAAHMAPLVPGEETSTPRHPANCQDSVRNQPPALPPQKAIWLSQARPPDPLHLCREPLSHIHRSPSTLRCRSQPTPGPDEGPSRAVDGGPQPTLVVMLEDIASPRPPAEGFADKAPNFIVPARRAESVTMVNQPMPPPRDLEPPFQPSSLPADPLENPSPAPDPVLEPPSTPPPSSLLRPRLSPWGLAPLFRSVRSKLESFADIFLTANKAPQPPPPSPPMKLELKIAISEADQSRAAESTASVSPRPPIRQWRARDHTPLAPLPKPSLGRSHSCPDLGPPGSDPCSWPPAPHHLSRPRPRRHTVGGGEMARAPPPPRLCLRKEVFPLGGVGGSPPLVTSCSSTASTSSFSEPAEPRLGSTKGKEPMASEDQVLSDPETKTMGKVSRFRIRRTPARPQLNLTPMGLPRPIRLNKKEFSLEEIYTNKNYQSPTTRRAFETIFEEPRERNGTLIFTSSRKLRRAVEFRDSSLPRSRRPSRGVRAAAGRTITPNLAPSPDVGTLLQQRLAELDALLLEEERVD is encoded by the exons ATGGACTTGCCCGGGGACTCCAG CCCGCCTGGCCAGCCACGTCTATGCCGCCAGCCCCTGGCTCGAGCATTATGGGGAGCCAGAAGCCCGAAACGGGCGAGGCTGCAGCCCGTGGTGGCCCCTTCACCCTTGGAAAAGGCCTCTCGGCGGGTCCTGGCCGTGGTGCTGGAAGATGTCATGGCTGCCCATATG GCCCCCCTAGTGCCAGGAGAGGAGACCTCCACCCCACGGCACCCCGCCAACTGTCAGGATTCTGTCCGAAACCAGCCGCCTGCCTTGCCACCCCAAAAAGCCATATGGTTGTCCCAGGCCAG GCCTCCCGACCCCCTGCACTTATGCCGAGAGCCCTTGAGCCACATCCATCGGTCTCCTTCCACTCTGAGGTGTCGATCACAGCCAACCCCTGGCCCAGACGAGGGCCCTTCACGAGCGGTGGACGGGGGCCCCCAGCCCACTCTGGTGGTGATGCTAGAAGACATTGCCAGCCCCAGACCCCCAGCTGAG GGCTTCGCCGACAAGGCTCCCAACTTCATCGTCCCAGCCAGAAG AGCTGAGTCCGTGACGATGGTGAACCAGCCAATGCCTCCGCCCAGGGACCTGGAACCCCCATTCCAGCCATCTTCCTTGCCTGCAGACCCTCTGGAGAACCCATCGCCAG ccCCAGATCCTGTTCTGGAGCCCCCATCGACCCCACCGCCGTCCAGCCTTTTACGCCCCCGCCTCAGTCCCTGGGGCTTGGCCCCCCTCTTCCGCTCCGTCCGTTCCAAGCTCGAGAGCTTTGCTGACATCTTCCTCACAGCCAACAAAGCTCCGCAGCCCCCGCCCCCCTCACCCCCTATGAAGTTGGAGCTGAAGATTGCCATCTCAGAGGCTGATCAGTCCAGGGCTGCTGAGAGCACTGCATCTGTCAGTCCCCGACCCCCTATCCGCCAGTGGCGGGCCCGAGACCACACCCCACTAGCACCTCTCCCTAAGCCCTCTCTGGGCCGAAGCCACTCCTGCCCTGATCTGGGGCCCCCAGGTTCAGATCCCTGCAGCTGGCCCCCTGCTCCACACCACCTGAGCCGGCCACGGCCCCGGCGGCACACTGTGGGTGGTGGCGAGATGGCCCGAGCCCCGCCACCCCCTCGGCTCTGTCTCCGGAAAGAGGTCTTCCCTCTTGGAGGAGTGGGAGGCTCTCCTCCCCTCGTCACATCTTGCTCGTCCACTGCATCTACTTCCTCCTTCTCTGAACCTGCAGAACCCAG GTTGGGCTCCACCAAGGGGAAGGAGCCAATGGCCTCAGAGGACCAGGTGCTTTCAGACCCTGAGACCAAG ACCATGGGAAAGGTTTCTCGATTCAGAATACGCAGGACCCCGGCCCGTCCTCAGCTAAACCTCACACCAATGGGGCTGCCTCGACCCATCAG GTTGAATAAGAAAGAGTTCAGCTTGGAAGAAATTTACACCAACAAGAATTACCAGTCGCCTACAACCAGGAG GGCCTTTGAGACCATCTTCGAGGAACCCCGGGAGCGCAACGGGACTCTGATTTTCACCAGCTCGAGGAAGCTGCGACGGGCTGTAGAATTTCGGGACAGTAGCCTTCCTCGATCCCGGCGGCCATCTCGTGGGGTCCGGGCTGCGGCTGGCAGGACCATTACTCCCAACCTGGCCCCCAGCCCAGATGTGGGAACCCTGCTGCAGCAGCGGCTGGCGGAACTGGATGCCTTGCTCCTGGAAGAGGAGAGAGTGGATTAG
- the LOC117019853 gene encoding zinc finger protein 689 → MAPPSAALSARGPGEAGPGRRGGRKPRGLKFADVAVYFSPEEWGCLRPAQRALYRDVMRETYGHLGALGCAGHKPALISWLERNTDDWEPAALDPQDCPRGVTVQRRTRKNGEKEVFPPKEAPRKGKRGRKPSKPRLIPRQTSGGPICTDCGCTFPDHPALESHKCAQNLKKPYPCPDCGRRFSYPSLLVSHRRAHSGECPYVCDQCGKRFSQRKNLSQHQVIHTGEKPYHCPDCGRCFRRSRSLANHRTTHTGEKPHQCPSCGRRFAYPSLLAIHQRTHTGEKPYTCLECSRRFRQRTALVIHQRIHTGEKPYPCPDCERRFSSSSRLVSHRRVHSGERPYACEQCEARFSQRSTLLQHQLLHTGEKPYPCPDCGRAFRRSGSLAIHRSTHTEEKLHACEDCGRRFAYPSLLASHRRVHSGERPYACDLCSKRFAQWSHLAQHQLLHTGEKPFPCLECGRAFRQRWSLAVHKCHPRSALQGLNQKGNAF, encoded by the exons ATGGCGCCGCCTTCGGCAGCGCTCTCCGCACGGGGACCAGGAGAGGCCGGACCGGGCCggagagggggaaggaagccGAGGGGGTTGAAGTTCGCGGACGTGGCCGTGTACTTCTCCCCGGAGGAGTGGGGGTGCCTGCGGCCCGCGCAGAGGGCTCTGTACCGGGACGTGATGCGCGAGACCTACGGCCACCTGGGCGCGCTCG GGTGCGCAGGTCACAAACCAGCCCTCATCTCCTGGTTGGAACGAAATACCGATGATTGGGAACCGGCTGCCCTGGATCCGCAGGATTGCCCACGGGGGGTAACAGTCCAAAGAA GAACCAGAAAGAATGGCGAGAAGGAAGTATTCCCACCCAAGGAGGCACCCCGAAAGGGGAAGAGAGGGCGGAAGCCCAGCAAGCCACGCCTGATCCCCAGACAGACGTCTGGGGGTCCCATCTGCACTGACTGCGGTTGTACGTTCCCTGATCACCCGGCCCTGGAAAGCCACAAGTGTGCCCAGAATCTGAAAAAGCCTTACCCTTGCCCAGACTGCGGGCGCCGCTTTTCCTACCCGTCGCTGCTGGTCAGTCACCGGCGGGCACACTCTGGCGAATGTCCCTATGTTTGTGACCAGTGTGGCAAACGTTTCTCGCAGCGTAAGAACCTGTCCCAGCACCAGGTTATCCACACCGGGGAGAAGCCCTACCACTGCCCTGACTGCGGCCGCTGCTTCCGGAGGAGTCGCTCCTTGGCCAATCACCGGACCACGCACACGGGTGAAAAGCCCCACCAGTGCCCCAGCTGTGGGCGTCGCTTCGCCTACCCGTCCCTGCTGGCCATCCACCAGCGCACGCACACCGGGGAGAAGCCCTACACCTGCCTGGAGTGCAGCCGCCGCTTCCGCCAGCGCACGGCGCTGGTCATCCACCAGCGCATCCACACCGGCGAGAAGCCCTACCCGTGCCCGGACTGTGAGCGCCGTTTCTCCTCGTCCTCCCGCCTGGTGAGCCACCGGCGCGTGCACTCCGGGGAGCGGCCCTACGCCTGCGAGCAGTGCGAGGCGCGCTTCTCCCAGCGCAGCACGCTGCTCCAGCACCAGCTGCTGCACACCGGCGAGAAGCCCTACCCCTGCCCCGACTGCGGCCGTGCCTTCCGGCGCAGCGGCTCCCTGGCCATCCACCGCAGCACGCACACCGAGGAGAAGCTGCACGCGTGTGAGGACTGCGGCCGCCGCTTCGCCTACCCCTCCCTGCTGGCCAGTCACCGGCGCGTGCACTCGGGCGAGCGGCCCTACGCCTGCGACCTGTGCTCCAAGCGCTTCGCCCAGTGGAGCCACCTGGCGCAGCACCAGCTCCTGCACACCGGCGAGAAGCCATTTCCCTGCCTCGAATGTGGCCGTGCCTTCCGCCAGAGGTGGTCTCTGGCCGTCCACAAGTGTCACCCTAGATCTGCTCTCCAGGGGCTCAACCAGAAGGGCAACGCCTTTTAG